AGTGTTCGGGGGCGTTTACTCTGCAGCTGCTCTGATTGCTCGGTGTCTCTGAAGCCGTCTGTCGTGATTTGGTAACCGACCGTGGCCTCCATGTGATCTGGTGATTTAAATACGGTGGCCTGCCTCTGTGAGCCTGCCCACTGAAGGAGGAGTCTAAGTGTAGGGGCGTGCCCCCAGCTCTCCCCCAGCGCAGGGACTAGCTGAGATTGTCTGCCCCGCAGCCTTGTGGTCATCTGATTAGTCATGACCACAGCCACGTTGTGCTTGGTCGCCATGGAGATAAGCTGCTGGGCGAGGCCATTGAGGAGGCGTGTCCGCTGCGACAGCTGGTCAAAGAGCTGACGGAAGGGAAATGCCACGCTGTCAATCACAAGGAGGCGGACCTTAGTGTGACGAGACAGGAAGTCGTGCAAGAGGTAGACTTCGGCGAGGAGCTCCACGTAGTCATGGCAGTGCACCTGAAGCACATCAGGACCACGACATGATCACccgtgtcacttcctgtcaggtgGCGAATGTCGCACCGTACCAGGAAGATGTTGGACAGGATGGTGTCCACGGTAAAGGTCGTCATGGCGTCCTGTTGCTCTGCGTCGTCCATCAGCAAGGAGCAATGGCGGACAGCGGCGGCAGCAAGGTCAATGACTCGTTGAACAACGAAGCTTCCTTCCGTGTCAATGTAGACTGCCTGACCTCCGAGGCCGCCGAAGCACGGGGGCACCTGAACATCCACTGCTAACTGCAGACTGAACACACTTGTGTCACATTTgatgcatgtgcgtgcgtgtgtgtgtgtgtgtgtgtgtgtgtgtgtgtgtatatgcgtATGTGTCACCAAAGTTGTGTTTTTCCCACTCCCGGTGCGCCGCAGACCTCTGTGGTTTTTCCGACAGGAAGTCCTCCTCCCAGCACGTTGTCCAAACGCGAGGAGAAGGTCACGATGCTCTTTAGCTCCTCCTCTTTCTGCAAAAGGTCGAGAGCGGTCAGaggagctcctcctcctccttcatcaGCTCCTCCCTCCTTCCGCACAGCCTGCAGTACCTCCAGCGCCTCCTGCTGGCTAAGACCTGCCTCTGCAACAAAAGTTAGGGAAGTTAGTTACATTAGTTAGTTAAGTTTATGTATCGATCCGATAGCAAACACATAAAGGCCCAGTGCCGATACCTGATTATAATTGATCTGATTatgatcagaataaaacacaatacaaaGAGAGAAATATTTTAGCCGCAAACTTATTTGTGAGCAATGGAACAACATAAATACAACGAAAAATATCGATGTCATCATGCTAGTATCGGAAATTTAGCGTTTAAAATCTGCTGTTTGCATGATAGTGTGTTATGACATCTGTGTTGTATAGCTGCTGTTATTAAAAGAAATGCAGCCACATGGGACAGAAGggtaaaacataaaaagacaGTTACCTCGACTGAGGTTGAGCGCTGTGACTGCTATGACGTCATGGAGCACCTGAAAGCCCGCGTTGAGCAGTTTGACCTTAACACGTGGACTCAGCAGCAAAGTGGACACCGGTCTCTGCATGTTTGTTTGCTAAAGCTCACGTTAGCCGCTACCAACGTCAAAACATCCCGCCTCCCGGCATTCCTTGCGTCAACTTCCTTGCAAAATAAAAGCTCTTTGAAAGCCAAAACGAATTCAGAGTGTGTGAAATTTGGGATGATATAAAATAAGATTCCAGTGTTAACTCGTCATTTTCGTTTTaaacaaataattaaataattaatttcgAGTCTCCTATACACATAAACTtggcaaatacaaaaaaagactaAAGAGTGAGAcgcttttattttaaagtggTACCAGGAAGTGCATGCGCTCTAAACGGAAGTATGTCGTCAAAACACTTTCGTCAGCAGCACGCGACGCTTCAGCACGCTTAGGAGTATTTTCACGGTGAGgttctgacatacagtatttgtagtgTTTAGCACTGTACAATCACTCATCGAAATATAACAGCGGCAATAATTCACTGTCATCTATTTTACATAAATAATTTCAGTCCGATCGTGTCGTGTTGAAAGTTGCCCTGTAAACAAGTACGATGTGTCGTGACTGTGCAGTCTACGATTAAAAGTAAAATAGATTAAAACGCACAAAAATATTGAGATCAAATGTTGGGGTAACACATTTGTAACTGTCATCAAATATAATAAAGAGTCGTCTGTGATTTGAATTGAACAGAAAAGGAGAGGAAGATGCCTGcacaggaggaagaggatggcAGGAAGACTACAACTCAGGAGGAAGTGGTGGACACAAAGTTGACTATtcaggatgaagaggaggacagGAAGATGACTActcaagaggaagaggaggacacaACAATTGCAGATGATGAAGATGCTGTGAAAATAAAGCAGAAAAAGAGAAATCTCCAAGGGGCTGAACCGACTTCCTCTTTAGACAGGAAGTGTGTTCCAGGGATTTTGTACCTGGGTCACATTCCTCCGAGGTTTCGTCCTAAACACCTGAGGAATCTTTTGTCGGTGTACGGAGAGATTGGACGTGTTTTCCTGCAACCCGAAGGCAAATATAAACGTGAAACCATGATTTGACATATATGTACTGATGATgcaatatacatacatacatgacaCAATGTGTTGTGGTTGCAGATGGTGAGgtcaggaagaggaagaagaggtcGGGATCGAGGAGGTGCGATTTCACTGAGGGCTGGGTTGAGTTTCGTGACAAACGCGTGGCCAAGCGAGTGGCGGCGTCTCTACACAACACTCCCATGGCCACAAGGAAACGCCAGACGTTCACCTCTGACCTCTGGTGCATCAAGGTACTATTCAACTTTATTTAACTTAGGTTAGGTGATCCAGAAGATTTTGGTATTGAACCGATACAGAGTAAATACCACTTTTGCAAATACcaatactttttactttacatttttcaatattATTTAAAGATTTTATGATTTTGCTTTAAATTTGCTCAaaattataatcagaataaaaccataaaaaaagttcaacaaacttatttgtgaacaatttaacaatatattattagtggagtttgcatgttctccccgtgcgtgcgtgggttttctccgggtactccggtttcctcccacattccaaaaacatgcatgttaggttagttggcgactctaaatagtccataggtatgaatgtgagtgtgaatggttgtttgtctatatgtgccctgccattggctggcgaccagtccagtgtgtaccctgcctgtcgcccgtagtcagctgagataggctccagcatgcccccgcgaccctaaacaggagaagcggtatagaaaatggatggatggattattacaacaatataagacaatgtaacaatagaAAAGAACGTAATGCAGTTATTCCCTTTTATGGCATACATTTCTTTGggcaaaataaaatcagtagtgcaaaataacaaaacaaaaaccaaaaactaCCATTGGCTGTCTTTGAAAGTCCCAAAGGGTGTAACAGttctttttaataatgattcgattcgtatcacgattcatgGTTGGCAATACGATTCAAGAACGATTTTGGTTTATGgagaacatatatatatatatatatatatatatatatatatatatatatatatatatctcaccaaatggcggacctcagTCTGGATCCATACCCAGTGATGGTCATTTACagacccgtgaccaattaaagtgaaagtcactcaaaatgagccaattaaATCGTTTGTGTACTTGCCTAGCGAAcaatggcttgctcaaaagatCGACGAAAGCGAACATATAAAAGTGAATGGACGGACTTATATATGTTCATTCTTTCAGAATCCGGTGCCAAACCGCTATGTCTCACATGCTCTGAAACTGGAGAGCCCCATCTGAAAAACCTATGAGTCATCGCACattaatttacagcacagcaacatgcaaatgagtgttcactaagggctgtatggatattggagaaaaacaaaacatctttcgcTAATGGGAGAGTTGTGTAGTGCTTCTGCTACAGAGatcttactcaaaggtaaacaaaaagaggaat
Above is a genomic segment from Dunckerocampus dactyliophorus isolate RoL2022-P2 chromosome 1, RoL_Ddac_1.1, whole genome shotgun sequence containing:
- the rad51c gene encoding DNA repair protein RAD51 homolog 3, whose translation is MQRPVSTLLLSPRVKVKLLNAGFQVLHDVIAVTALNLSREAGLSQQEALEVLQAVRKEGGADEGGGGAPLTALDLLQKEEELKSIVTFSSRLDNVLGGGLPVGKTTEVCGAPGVGKTQLCLQLAVDVQVPPCFGGLGGQAVYIDTEGSFVVQRVIDLAAAAVRHCSLLMDDAEQQDAMTTFTVDTILSNIFLVHCHDYVELLAEVYLLHDFLSRHTKVRLLVIDSVAFPFRQLFDQLSQRTRLLNGLAQQLISMATKHNVAVVMTNQMTTRLRGRQSQLVPALGESWGHAPTLRLLLQWAGSQRQATVFKSPDHMEATVGYQITTDGFRDTEQSEQLQSKRPRTLTDQSAACSSKQMQLIG
- the abt1 gene encoding activator of basal transcription 1; this encodes MPAQEEEDGRKTTTQEEVVDTKLTIQDEEEDRKMTTQEEEEDTTIADDEDAVKIKQKKRNLQGAEPTSSLDRKCVPGILYLGHIPPRFRPKHLRNLLSVYGEIGRVFLQPEDGEVRKRKKRSGSRRCDFTEGWVEFRDKRVAKRVAASLHNTPMATRKRQTFTSDLWCIKYLHRFQWTHLSERLAYEQMVLQQRLRSEVSQAKRETNFYLNSVEKSAHMDKMRKRRKSNAQQVEERTWDFTQRQTEEEIQTKKKKQKDTISQKQQDKDRLHQHKSQTNISLLAKIFNRHQP